The Hippoglossus stenolepis isolate QCI-W04-F060 chromosome 3, HSTE1.2, whole genome shotgun sequence genomic sequence AATGATTTGTGGTAATGGAGCAAAAACACGGACACAGCTGACATTTGTCGAACAAGAATATATCTCAGGTAAAAGCAGCTGCATTAAGTattaataatttgaaaaaaaaatacccaGCAGctaaaaacatcttaaatgtGCGACTTTTAATACGCCCGAGTTTTTAATGTGCGTGCGTAAAGTCTGGACTCTGTTGGTCTCCCGAATATATCAGAAAATTTCCtctgatttaaaataattaaaattggAGATGTTATaatatttactattattatttcagtgtagaattttttttaccttaagtGTGTTTCTATACCTTCAATCTACAGCCATAACCATGTTCACAGAAGAAAACCACCgccaagtgtgtgtctgtgtgtgtgtgtgtgtgtgtgtgtgtgtgtgtgtgtgtgtgtgtgtgtgtgtgtgtgtgtgtgtgtgtgtgggtgtgggtgtgtgtgtgtgtgtgtgtgtttacatggagATGAGCTTGGACATGAGCTCCAGTGTCTACAGGCCTGATTATTGAAGGATAAACCAGGCTCTGATTTGTTTAATGATGACCATTAATGATCATGACATGAGTCCAGCCCGGCTGCACACCAACCCATTTGGATGAAAGTCCATTGAATCAGATGTTTAATTTTTACTTGATATTTAACGCAAATAacataaatactaataatagtGACATGAGGATAATAAGGGGGTATCTTCTAACGTTTTAGACCCAAGTATTGTTGTTGTGTGATGTCAGTGTATTCTCACTTTTATGATAAATGCATCATATTCTAACAGCTGACCTGATCAGTCTGTATTTGATGCCATGCGGTGTTGGTCCAGTAACAGCTTCACTTGGGAGCCCATAGATTAATGTGAATTCCAcctacaacaacacaatgacgGGTCCATATAACACAACCctctctccgtgtgtgtctgtgttgcctCTCCCAACCTGCAGTGCTGAAAGCCGAGCAGACGAGCCTGCTCAAGTTCCCCATGTCCCCGCTGTCCTGCTCGCTGGGCTCGGCGCTCGGCCCCCCGCTGCTGTCCGTGCCTCCGGGCCTGCAGCTCGGCCCGGTGTCCCACCACCTGCCGCTGGACCTGCACCTCCGCGGGAAGCTGGAGCACGGACTCGACGGAGGCAGCAAAGCCAAGAAGGGCCGCCGGAGCCGCACCGTGTTCACCGAGCTGCAGCTCATGGGCCTGGAGAAGCGCTTCGAGAAGCAGAAGTATCTGTCCACCCCAGATAGGTGCGTGTTCACTGTGCTTCTATAATACATGTGAGCATCAGGGCtgtagataataataataataattatgattgttgttgttattattcttattcttactATTTAAGTTTTATTAAGATTTATTCAGACAATTTGACATGTGTAGATGTCGTActactaaaataaaaaaataaaaaatacaccacaaaaataaagaattattCCTCACACTTTAAAGGAGATTATACAGACTTCTGTTCACTCAttgttcaaattaaacattaaatccCTCAGCAGAGCATGAAAGGGGAGGACATTGTCAATGTGGCTCTGTACACTTGATAATAAAACAATGGCCAAAAGATGCATtattaaattcattatttaatgtaatgttttaatatgttaatgttatatattttatgaagtaaatatagatattttattatgttttaagttgtgttttttttactatgaAATGTAAACTTCCACCATGTTGCTaaactcacagtcacacacacacacacacacaggtaaaaatAAACCACCCAGCAGGACATGAGCTCATAGTTTTCAGTGGCAGCTCTGGCCCTGGTGCCTGTAGCTGTTAATACCCAGCAGTGTCCCCCTATGATTAAATGCtgtgatgaataaaatgtgacataATTATTAGAAACAACTGACAGAATTCAATTATTTGCCCAACCAGGAAAAAAGCCcatgaggttttttttgttaaaacatACAAGTGATTGGATGACGTGTGAATGCTTTGGATTGTGTTCTCTACAGAATAGACCTCGCCGAGTCTCTGGGTCTCAGTCAGCTGCAGGTGAAAACATGGTACCAGAACAGACGCATGAAGTGGAAGAAAATCGTAAGTCATTCCTCATTGTCCATGTTAttatgatgatggtgatgatgatgatggtgataatgatgatgatgatgattgtagttgtcaacaacaaacaataGGAATTATTTGCATGGTGTATTATGTCCGCAGATGTTGGTGAAAGATGTAGTTCAGTAAAATGAGTTGTGTACATGACCCTGGTGCGTGAGAGACAAAGTAGATCCGCTGTTGTGTTACCTGTGTTATTCACTTCACTACAAGAGATTTTGCTGGGTTATGTGATATATGCTTAGATTAAATGAACAAAAGTTCTGTATTAATACCTTTAACCTTGATACTCCTCCCCATTTAtattagacactgtcttttgtTGCCGTGctacatctattgcacttctgtccatcctgggagaggatccctGGCATGTGACTCTCTGACATTACTTTGTTATTTCCCTATTTAAAGGGTTGTTTGGTATTTTTCCTCACTTATATCGAGGatgaaggacagaggatgtcacatcttgCTTATCCCTATGAGGCAAACtgtcatttgtgaatatgggctatataaatttgatcgattgattgaaAATTCTGTTGGTGTGCTGCTTTTTTGACGGCCACTGATGGGAGGTCAGTTTGTTCTTGAACCTTAACCTAAGTTTACTGCTCATGCAGGTGCTGCAGGGAGGAGGCCTGGAGTCGCCGACCAAACCGAAGGGCCGTCCGAAGAAGAACTCCATCCCCAGCAGCGAGCAGCTCTCCGAGCAGGAGCGGTCTGCGGCTGACGCTGAGCATCAGTCTGAAGGTTCCAGCTCCCACTTAGACAGCACTCAGGAGGAATGACGGGGCCTCCGAGCCTGCAGACACTCTTGACTATGCAGGGCCCCTGCGACCTACACTATGCACATTCTGGATGGGACCAGACTCTATGGCATGGAGAAGATTTTTGTGGATGCCCAAAAGACTTTGAATGGCCCAGCCGAATTTGTGCAAGGCAACACTGACCAGCAgccatgtgtttttgttatagCCCGACCATGCATTCCCTCATGATGAACTTGCTGCTGTAGAGGAGGGAGCTCAAACCGCTGCAGTAGGTCGACCCTTTTTATTCTAAGGATCCACACTCACTCATCTGTTTTGCATTCCTTTTGTGTAACTGTGCtatgtttaattattaaatatattttcactaatgctcttctctgtttattatAATGGACATATAGAGGTTTAATAAGCTTTTAGTCTAGTGTGTATAGTGCACAcaaggatgatgatgatagcTTACAGGCTCATCAGTtacacactgacatgttgaCGTGCTTCAGGGCCTAATATGGTTACATACCTTCTCAATAAGTAAATGTCTTGTTGATTCCTGACATCATTTACTGGGTATGAGGTCACAGACTATACACgtgcaaaaacagaaagaaactcACACATTCAAGTACCGGACATGCTTCTTGTGTATGAGGAAAATCAGGCAGGCTTTGTGACAAACGTTTGTAAGTGGTTTCCTAATTCAGTGTTGTCATTATTGGATGTAACCGGGGCCACGCGTCTCCTGTTAAGTCGTGGATTCACACTGGCATCACCGCTCATTGTGTTCTTGTataaaagagaggaagtgatgcTGGCTCCCCTGAGGACCTAATGAAAAACAGAGCACAGAAACTCACacacttattttacatttcCCTTAGTTCTGCTTTCTTCAAGCTCTCTTCATTTCAACTTTCAAAAACTGAATATACACGCGAGTAGATTTActaatttattttagtttttaagaatcaacaaagacaaagataatTTGGATGCGAGCAAATGTTATTATGACATTTAATATCCATCAgatattcagttttaattttacttCTTTACTacttctttttattcatatcaACAACTTATTAAAGGTGCCACTTTATTGTTATATAAAATAAGAGTTGGTAGTTTGATTTGAGAACAGAATATTACTTTTTTTGATTTATCtattctttaataaaaaataaagaatgtCCTCTGCTGAGATATTAATAGCAAATTCTTGTCCATTGCCGACattgtatttggctgcattTAGAGTGGACCGTGTTTGATTTGatgttattttgaaaacatttaacgTTACCTGACCGAGATGAGACCATGAGACACGAGGGGCTCCGGGAAAACAGCAGGGAAACTGAAGAACCAGTGAGtttttaacaaaacataaaggacaataattattaatatctGAGAGGCCGACACGAAGCCTTTTATTTATCACCCGTCATTCATTATTAATCAGTATGTACATCCAGTCCATGACCAGAGAGTATTCATGAGAAACCTGCGGGAAACATCATGTGCGCCAGTTTGCTGTTTGTCGCTGTTTGCGGACAGTTGGAACATCAGGCTCCATTCTGGTGTAATTAACTATTTTATTCTAAGCACGTCGTCATCTTCATTGATGCTGAGAGTAAAATTAAGGTTTACTTGTCATTGCTATTGTCGTTACTATTCAattctatttcattttatttctacagCAAATCCCAGCGGACATTATCTAAAGCATTTTACATAATAAGGTCGAGACTATAGTcaattatagagaaacacagCGGTTCCCACAGATATACAGATATTTTTATCGACATTTACTCTACAGCAGGCTGTGCAAAGTGTAAACATCAGTGAGCGTCCGCAGCCTCAGATAACAGCCTGTAAAACAGCCTGTAAAACAAAGCAGCGAGGCCTCCATCACCACCTCTTATTACAGTTCAGTGAGCGGGAGAGCGTGAGGTGACACTCGGCCACGGACGGCAACATATaacatattaataaaaacaacatatagGCTTCTGAGATGTTCCATATGTGTAGTTATACGTGAAGAGAATCTTTGATGTCTGACTGTATGAGTATTTATTTcatacagtgttttattttgacatcatTTTCTTCAGAGAGTATTTTGATAGCATGTGATTGGACATCCCGTTGTGGCGCTCGTCTTTAAAACACGTAACTACCGTAAAACTAAAGTAATTACAGACCTCCTGACTGCTGCTGGAATATTACACTTCACATTAGACTGAAAGCCTCTGCGTCTTAATGaatacatgttaaatataatgtagCACTCGTCACTGCAGCTTAATAACATGGTGGTTTCACAGTTGACATATTATTACTATAAATACATGATAAGTTaacactgtgtctctgtctaCGTATCTGCTCTTACAGCTTCTTAGAAGATTCTGTTTCTACAACTACTTTATTACATGCAGTCTACTAAAACGGGCCAGATGAAATAACAACAGTTATCATCAATTAATGATCGTATATATGAAGCAGGTCAGCGGATCTGTCAGCTTTAATTTCATTATTGCGCTCTGTATAAAACTATACGACTCTCAGCTGACgggtgtaaaaataaaaagtaaaacatatcTGAGGATTTAACTGTTCGTTAACCTCAACGACAAATCAACGACTCGGTTTGAGTGaactctgttttatttttcgcaggtgattattattataataatattataatatattaggCCAATATGTTTTACAAACAATATACAATGTAATCAGCATATATGTTATCATACATACTCCGATTTCAAGACATATGAGTCAAAACCCgtcaaattataaataaatgaaacaaaacagcagaggaCATTTTTAGAATTTTTACATGAGGGCTGATGTAGAACAATGTAAaacataattaataataatacaattgtttaaacaattaaattacTATTTAGGTGATGtttcaaattatttaaattattagaCTAATATATTTTGACACGCTTTCGAACCAGCAAaccgttttttttattttacaagcaGCCCActttataaacatatataataatattcattatGATCAACTCCCGAGAAGGTTATGgctaaaatgaatgaaaaattaatctgaagaatgttgtttttaataaccAAAGAATGCATcagaaatgtgacatttagTGGGTAACAATGACTTACATCAGAAGGTAGACTTAATATGCGCTTTATTATCTCTGCTGCGTGAAAAGCAGCTGGAAACTTAAACTGTGAAGCTTGTTTCTTTATGTTGTCAACTTGCTCCTGTGTTTGAGTCGTATCCCTGCATCTTAACTTTGCGCACGAGCACCGTGCGTGTTCAGGCGTGTTGTCCCAGAAGCTGGAAGTGGCAAACACCAGctctcacgtgtgtgtgtgtgtgtgtgtgtgtgtgtgtgtgtgtgtgtgtgtgtgtgtgtgtgtgtgtgtgtgtgtgtgtgtgtgtgtgtgtgtgtgaggaccgAGCAGATCCTTCACTTCAAACAGAGCgtgttttacatttgacaaATTAAAGATCTCCTTCTCACAGGTTCAAACGAAAAACGCACAACTTGGCTTTGAAACTTCCACACGTTTTAATCTGCACCAGTGCACATTCTAATTAGAGTAGTGTGTCCCCTGGGAGTCTGTTTATTTACTTCTCTCTTTGCTCAAAAAGAGGCATCACTTGTTTCTCCTGTAATATAAAGGCAAGAGCTGCTTTCATCAGTGAGgctcaaaatgtgtttcaatAGTCTGAATGGAAGTCTTACTATGACGTATGGAATATTCATTAGGATGAAAAAGCTACATATGCAGAATGATTGCCTGGATGAAATAACCACATAATGCAAATGATGAAACTTTACttcataatatttatattagCTTCATCTAGTTGAAGTGTGGTGATGCCTCTGAGGCTTCATAAACTCCACCTATTCATTTTGACTGGCTCCTCTCTGTAAATTGTGGAATCCAGATTCTTTAAATTCCTtctaattatcttttttttttctcccaaagTGCACCTTTCTTTTACTTGGTGGTCTCAGTTTCACCTAAAGATCCACATGGACATCTGCTAgttgcaaaaacacacacacacacacacacgcacacacacacacacacacacaccaccaccaccaccaccaccatcatcttcTTCCAAGCAAATGGCTAATCAGTCCATGCTCAGGATGTCAAATTGATGTCAAGGCTTAATCATATGCAGATTAATGACAGGTTCACCTAAACAACTGAGCTGAGGCTGCAGAGCAATATGcgagaaaagcagcagcacatgttaGAAATGCAGTTATGACTGTTGTTAATTTGTTATAAGGTAAAAGTGTGGTCCTGCCTTTGCTTCAGAGTGCAgataaaaagctgcagcaggccTGGATGATTCAGGCTCCATCCACGTGCATGCTCCCTCTCCAGGGCTTTGGAATGGCCTGAGTGTTGGACAGCAATGGCTTCCGACATAAATTACAATCAGGAGGACGAGTCAGTCGCCAGGAATCTGCACATTCGGAACATCCATACTTGACGCAATTTAATCATTAAGGGGACCCTCTGTGGTGGCATGATAGCGCTGCGGCGTAAGCAATGGGAGGTTGACCCCAATTTCTGAGAGCGGGTGTTTGTGGAGTCAAAAGGTCTGTGCTTAGACAGAGCCCAGGCCGGGGGTCCGGGGGTCTGGGGGGCCCCCAGCGTCCGCCCCGGCCACGCACAGGAGAATTTCTCCACGATTAAAGAGCCCCTGATTAATCCAGCGTATGTGCCAAACCTGCACATGCGGCGTATGATCCCAATTAGACTGAAACCCAACTCTGTGCAGGCCCAGCTCCACATTAGCTCCGccattcttctctttgttttcactggacGCTCCCTGACAACAGGCCTTCTCTTCATCACACTCTTATAACGTCTGCCTGCAGAGATGCAGTAATGCTAACTGAATGATGCTATGCTGAAGGTAGGTAGGTCatctttgttttgaaatgtttcataTTGACATGCAAGCATAAGTCTTGGATCCTAAACAACTGAAGGGAAACCTTCCCGAAGTAAAAAGAACAGACAATGTGGCCGAGTCCATTCAAAGGAAAAGACTCTGAAATTGTAtattgtaaatgaaataaattagaataaaatattttcttatttaccCGTTATGGAATCACCTCATGCAAAGTGGACAGTTTAGTGTTTAGGAGAATCTGCAGCATTAAAGTACAGAATCAGATGAAATCATGAGGGTCTTATGGCTCCTGCTTCATCACCTGTTCTCCTGCCTCACATGTCAGTTTAAAGCTGCACAACTCGTTTTTTTATCGTCAATGCAGAAATATGACAATGTGTGATGTAAAAGGCATCACCCATAGAAACTCTCTATGGAGCTTGTTAGTGCATTGTAGCTTATTTCAAATTTgctttaaattaataatatatatatatttaaaaaataactttattcatacagtacttttcaaaatccagttagtgtttcacaataagagaaaaataaagtacaaaagacacaaaaaacacaacttaaaaATGAGAATAAATTCACTAAGAAAACAGTACATATTTTGGGCTGTTTCATAGAAAGGACAGCGTTTGTGTGAAAGGAGGAGAACGAATGGGAGAAGACATGCAGCGAAGGTTGAAATCAAACCtgtggcagctgcaggaggacgtGAGCCTCCGTATGCGGGAGGCCCAGGTGAGCTAGCAGGCAGCCAAAGTTTTTGGATAGAAAGaagacaggaaaatgtcctTGAATATCTCGAGAGGTAAgtgagaaaaaaacttttttgccagccaatcagatcctTCCTTACTATACTCACGCTTTTGCTGCAGTCATGGGATAAAAATGTAACTGTCAATAGAAATAATTAGATGATTCATGTCCTTAGTAATTCTCCATTGTGCATGATAATCCATTATTGTGGCAGTCACCTGCAGGTACATTAACACATGGTGCGTTCACAGACCCCGCGCTTTATAAACAGCTCAGTGTGACTCTCATTCATTATGGGGCTGATCTCTCAGCACATGAAGTGAACTGCAGGGCAACATTTGCAGTTTGAAGTGACGGCGAATAAAGTCCTCACTGTTTCCCTCTGTACAACAGCGTGTGTCACTGAGAGGGCTCTCACTCAGAGCtgcactttaaataaatactgttttttttgtatg encodes the following:
- the barx1 gene encoding homeobox protein BarH-like 1; the encoded protein is MHHHLDMGAHYYPPDLHADHRTHRYRSFMIEEILTDHPEHKASAPAGELLKFGVQALLSARPFHNQLVLKAEQTSLLKFPMSPLSCSLGSALGPPLLSVPPGLQLGPVSHHLPLDLHLRGKLEHGLDGGSKAKKGRRSRTVFTELQLMGLEKRFEKQKYLSTPDRIDLAESLGLSQLQVKTWYQNRRMKWKKIVLQGGGLESPTKPKGRPKKNSIPSSEQLSEQERSAADAEHQSEGSSSHLDSTQEE